From Cellulophaga lytica DSM 7489, a single genomic window includes:
- a CDS encoding choice-of-anchor D domain-containing protein, producing MRKKITAYTSVIVFMLISIISCSKDEEILPAEFSIDETMFDYAGVMVTEFSSKSFTITNTGGRDLELTSFSLTGDASADFSTNASENSLSAGDSYVFDVVFEPQSEGEKNADLVILTNDGKKTINLTGIASPQLVAAATLSTTNIDFTNVEIGASSSLPFTITSTGDSDLEIIGYSFSGANASDFTTNGTATTVSPNQTSDVSVTFTPQSEGVKSAVLAIETNAGTFNVAVEGNGTAQPMPVISLDNTSLDFEDVELNTDNDLILVVSNTGSADLVITNFTFNGTDASQFSVQNVVTPLTIAAGTNTSVTVQFSPTSEGAKSAVLVIDSNVADASVSLTGTGIAAATSVMQFSESPISFGNVAVGQELSKNITISNTGTADLEITNANVIGGSSASSFTVIGGTSSLIRTIAPGGSYTFEVKFTPSSEGFASGSIRFSNNSSENEVSLPMNGTGTAPAQPAIAFSETGLNFGDVTVGNSGTDLTFDIQNNGQGNLEVSTIRINGANASDFSLINVSAPQTVMTNGYYTVNVRFTPQSVGQKYAQIVVESNDPTKPNYGIIAQGNGLQATTGTIVNIPDANFKAALVGNSSINTNGDGEIQVSEAQAFTGEIRVDGLNILDVTGLEAFVNITQFHAENNSLTSIDLSQNTAVTRLTLKGNSLTALDLSANLALETILIQQNSISTIDLTNHSSLVNFQCGDNNISTLVLPTTANGLRTLYLEENQISTLDVSMYPDLRTLVAYNNNLSSMDISNNSRVISLHVRNNNLTSLNVANGNNVNFIYMVADGNANLTCIQHDAGFDPLNPPNTTANQWSKPSGASWSTTSCQ from the coding sequence ATGAGAAAAAAAATTACAGCGTATACAAGTGTTATAGTTTTTATGCTAATTAGTATAATAAGTTGTAGTAAAGATGAAGAAATTTTACCTGCAGAATTTTCTATTGATGAAACTATGTTTGATTATGCAGGTGTTATGGTAACTGAATTTTCATCAAAGAGTTTTACCATAACTAATACAGGAGGTAGAGATTTAGAATTAACTTCTTTTTCATTAACAGGAGATGCCTCTGCAGATTTTTCAACAAATGCTTCAGAAAATTCATTGTCAGCAGGAGATAGTTACGTGTTTGATGTAGTTTTTGAGCCGCAATCAGAAGGAGAAAAAAACGCAGACCTTGTTATATTAACTAATGATGGAAAAAAAACTATAAACTTAACAGGTATAGCATCTCCTCAGTTAGTGGCTGCTGCTACTTTGAGTACTACAAACATTGATTTTACCAATGTAGAAATAGGAGCATCGAGTTCTTTACCATTTACAATTACAAGTACTGGAGATAGTGATTTAGAAATAATTGGATATTCTTTTTCTGGAGCTAATGCAAGTGATTTTACTACAAACGGAACAGCAACAACAGTAAGTCCAAACCAAACTTCAGATGTTTCGGTAACTTTTACACCGCAATCTGAAGGTGTAAAATCTGCTGTGTTAGCAATAGAAACGAATGCAGGAACTTTTAATGTTGCTGTTGAAGGAAATGGAACTGCGCAACCAATGCCTGTTATTTCTTTAGACAACACTTCATTAGATTTTGAAGATGTTGAACTAAATACGGATAATGATTTAATATTGGTAGTATCAAATACTGGATCTGCAGATTTAGTTATTACTAATTTTACGTTTAACGGAACAGATGCGTCTCAATTTTCAGTACAAAACGTAGTTACACCTTTAACCATTGCTGCAGGAACCAATACATCAGTAACTGTACAATTTAGTCCAACTTCTGAAGGAGCAAAATCTGCGGTATTAGTTATAGATTCAAATGTGGCAGATGCTTCTGTAAGTTTAACAGGTACAGGAATTGCAGCAGCTACTTCTGTGATGCAGTTTAGTGAATCACCAATTAGTTTTGGAAATGTAGCCGTAGGACAAGAGTTGTCTAAAAACATTACAATTTCTAATACAGGTACTGCAGATTTAGAGATTACTAATGCAAATGTTATTGGAGGTAGTTCTGCATCATCTTTCACAGTAATAGGAGGAACAAGTTCGTTAATTAGAACAATTGCTCCTGGAGGTAGTTATACATTTGAAGTAAAGTTTACTCCAAGTTCAGAAGGTTTTGCTTCTGGTTCTATTAGATTTAGTAATAATTCTAGTGAAAATGAAGTGTCTTTACCAATGAATGGAACAGGAACAGCGCCAGCACAACCTGCAATTGCATTTAGTGAAACAGGATTAAATTTTGGAGACGTTACAGTTGGCAACTCAGGAACCGATTTAACTTTTGATATTCAAAATAATGGTCAAGGAAATTTAGAGGTAAGCACTATTAGAATTAACGGAGCTAACGCAAGTGATTTTAGTTTAATTAATGTGTCTGCACCACAAACTGTAATGACAAACGGTTATTATACTGTTAATGTTAGATTTACACCACAAAGCGTAGGCCAAAAATACGCACAAATTGTTGTAGAAAGCAATGATCCTACAAAACCTAATTATGGTATTATAGCTCAAGGAAATGGATTACAAGCTACTACAGGTACTATTGTTAATATACCAGATGCTAACTTTAAAGCAGCATTAGTAGGGAATTCATCAATCAATACAAACGGAGATGGTGAAATTCAAGTGTCAGAAGCTCAAGCTTTCACGGGTGAAATTAGAGTAGACGGATTAAATATTTTAGATGTAACGGGTTTGGAGGCTTTTGTGAATATTACACAGTTTCATGCAGAGAATAATTCGTTAACAAGTATAGATTTAAGTCAAAATACAGCAGTAACAAGGTTAACCTTAAAAGGAAATAGTTTAACAGCCTTAGATCTTTCTGCTAATTTAGCACTAGAAACTATATTAATTCAGCAAAATAGTATTAGTACAATAGATTTAACAAATCATTCTAGCTTAGTGAACTTTCAATGTGGAGACAACAATATTTCTACGCTAGTGTTACCTACTACTGCAAACGGTTTAAGAACTTTATATTTAGAAGAAAATCAAATTAGTACGTTAGATGTTTCTATGTATCCAGATTTAAGAACACTTGTTGCGTATAATAACAACTTGTCAAGTATGGATATTTCTAATAATTCAAGAGTAATCTCATTGCATGTAAGAAATAATAATTTAACAAGTTTAAACGTAGCAAATGGTAATAATGTAAATTTCATTTATATGGTTGCAGATGGAAATGCTAACTTAACGTGTATTCAACATGATGCAGGTTTTGATCCTTTAAATCCACCAAATACTACAGCAAATCAATGGTCAAAGCCAAGCGGAGCCTCTTGGAGTACTACTAGCTGTCAATAA